The Apium graveolens cultivar Ventura chromosome 11, ASM990537v1, whole genome shotgun sequence genome has a window encoding:
- the LOC141697187 gene encoding protein REBELOTE isoform X2, which yields MGKLGKKARKFAKKNLQSVLRKQRKTKTFFKKRPSKGGKDKGDTEVEKTAIVENGSVDDGAIEVTSLDALFTDSDVDMDASDSDGYLSEDNSCSHVTDCDTLNVFEGNNDIGTMSTNNEKMQEELLIQKKKLDRLKKYSDEDEKSDYTLQLVDEDDSNRNKSKVLSTSLVRSWSERVKEDHSDSALSSLLNAYRDACHFGTELSGLADDDLCYRIQNSEVFCNVIFIMLQEADNIFRALLKISPTTFKKETILELKNTSMWKKMKPFVKSYLRSTLFLLNQVTDSQILALSLTRLRTSIIFFAAFPSLLQRLIKISVHFWATGSGDLSSCSFHIIKDVAAVFSSNCLDTCLTRTYKAYIARCKVVEIADIQHIEFLKNSFIELCSVDVQKSCGMAILSIKQLAKILQMGLKTKNEEAIKSICSWQYVNCIDIWVSFLTAYIEDYNLQSLLYTTIQLVNGVAYLFPGPRYFPLRVKCIKWLNSLSCCSGVFIPVASFLLDTLEHNTGKEGGGNVKAINLTSSLKLPKQWLKSHSFQVECVLLVIEMLAIHFAQWSYHISFPDLATIPLIRLRKFYELTNVESLKRSVKRLIDQVEQNVLFVQKKRDEVSYSPDDQQSVDSFLQLEKGSLNSPFTQYYRSVMEKAASRNLHVIQEISFPKRKRLEKGHVSDEMQGESGNKIISGCSGTIDSERKRQRVLKV from the exons ATGGGGAAGTTGGGAAAGAAAGCCAGAAAGTTTGCAAAGAAGAATCTTCAATCTGTTCTTCGTAAACAGAGAAAGACCAAAACTTTCTTTAAGAAGAGACCCTCTA AAGGTGGAAAGGATAAGGGCGATACTGAGGTGGAGAAGACAGCTATTGTTGAAAATGGAAG TGTTGATGACGGAGCTATTGAAGTCACCTCCCTTGATGCATTATTCACAGACAGTGATGTTGATATGGACGCTTCAGATAGTGATGGATATCTATCAGAG GATAACAGCTGTTCACATGTCACGGATTGTGACACTCTAAATGTGTTCGAAG GAAATAATGATATTGGTACTATGTCGACGAACAAtgaaaagatgcaggaggaaCTTCTTATACAAAAAAAGAAGTTAGATAGGTTGAAGAAG TACTCCGATGAAGATGAGAAAAGTGATTATACGTTGCAGCTTGTGGATGAAGATGATTCTAATAGAAACAAGAGCAAAGTCTTGAGTACCTCATTAGTTCGTTCTTGGTCTGAACGAGTTAAAGAAGACCATAGTGATTCTGCTCTCAGTAGTTTATTGAATGCATATCGAGATGCATGCCATTTTGGAACTGAATTAAGTGGACTTGCAGATGATGACCTGTGCTATAGAATTCAAAACAGTGAAGTGTTCTGTAATGTAATATTTATTATGCTTCAAGAGGCTGATAATATATTCCGCGCGTTGTTGAAGATATCACCGACAACTTTTAAGAAAGAGACGATACTAGAACTTAAGAATACTTCAATGTGGAAAAAGATGAAGCCATTTGTGAAGTCTTATTTGAGGAGCACACTGTTTTTGTTAAATCAGGTCACCGACTCTCAGATATTGGCTTTGTCCTTAACCCGACTCAGAACTTCTATAATATTCTTTGCTGCCTTTCCATCTTTGCTGCAAAGACTTATCAAG ATATCAGTCCACTTCTGGGCAACAGGAAGTGGAGATCTATCGTCATGTTCTTTCCACATCATTAAGGATGTAGCTGCTGTGTTTAGCTCTAATTGTCTGGATACCTGCTTAACAAGAACATATAAAGCCTACATTGCTCGCTGCAAAGTTGTAGAGATTGCTGACATACAACATATAGAGTTTCTAAAGAATTCTTTTATTGAGCTTTGCTCAGTAGATGTGCAGAAATCATGTGGCATGGCAATATTATCTATTAAGCAACTCGCCAAAATATTGCAAATGGGTCTAAAAACAAAAAATGAG GAAGCCATAAAAAGTATATGCAGTTGGCAGTATGTGAACTGCATCGATATCTGGGTATCGTTTTTAACTGCATACATAGAGGATTATAATCTTCAGTCGTTGCTGTATACAACTATTCAGCTTGTCAATGGAGTGGCTTACCTCTTTCCTGGTCCAAGATATTTCCCTTTAAGGGTCAAGTGTATTAAGTGGTTAAATAGCCTGTCCTGTTGTAGTGGAGTATTCATTCCCGTTGCATCATTCCTTTTAGATACACTGGAACATAATACTGGCAAGGAAGGTGGTGGAAATGTTAAAGCAATCAATCTTACATCATCATTGAAG CTTCCAAAACAGTGGCTAAAATCTCATAGCTTCCAAGTAGAATGTGTTTTATTAGTGATCGAGATGCTTGCAATACACTTTGCACAATGGAGCTACCACATTTCCTTCCCAGATCTAGCAACTATTCCACTTATCCGACTACGAAAATTTTATGAGTTAACAAATGTTGAAAGTCTGAAGCGTTCCGTAAAGCGCTTGATTGATCAG GTTGAGCAAAATGTTCTGTTCGTGCAAAAGAAAAGAGATGAAGTTTCCTACTCACCTGATGATCAGCAAAGCGTTGATTCATTTCTTCAG CTGGAAAAGGGAAGTCTCAACAGTCCATTTACTCAATATTACAGAAGTGTCATGGAAAAGGCTGCCTCGAGGAATTTACATGTGATTCAAGAGATAAG TTTCCCAAAGCGGAAAAGGTTGGAGAAAGGACATGTCAGTGATGAAATGCAAGGGGAATcagggaataaaattatttctgGATGTTCTGGAACAATCGATTCTGAAAGGAAACGACAAAGGGTCCTCAAAGTATAA
- the LOC141697187 gene encoding protein REBELOTE isoform X1 produces MGKLGKKARKFAKKNLQSVLRKQRKTKTFFKKRPSKGGKDKGDTEVEKTAIVENGSVDDGAIEVTSLDALFTDSDVDMDASDSDGYLSEDNSCSHVTDCDTLNVFEGNNDIGTMSTNNEKMQEELLIQKKKLDRLKKDPEFVKFLRSYKKKEVSRMAEMYSDEDEKSDYTLQLVDEDDSNRNKSKVLSTSLVRSWSERVKEDHSDSALSSLLNAYRDACHFGTELSGLADDDLCYRIQNSEVFCNVIFIMLQEADNIFRALLKISPTTFKKETILELKNTSMWKKMKPFVKSYLRSTLFLLNQVTDSQILALSLTRLRTSIIFFAAFPSLLQRLIKISVHFWATGSGDLSSCSFHIIKDVAAVFSSNCLDTCLTRTYKAYIARCKVVEIADIQHIEFLKNSFIELCSVDVQKSCGMAILSIKQLAKILQMGLKTKNEEAIKSICSWQYVNCIDIWVSFLTAYIEDYNLQSLLYTTIQLVNGVAYLFPGPRYFPLRVKCIKWLNSLSCCSGVFIPVASFLLDTLEHNTGKEGGGNVKAINLTSSLKLPKQWLKSHSFQVECVLLVIEMLAIHFAQWSYHISFPDLATIPLIRLRKFYELTNVESLKRSVKRLIDQVEQNVLFVQKKRDEVSYSPDDQQSVDSFLQLEKGSLNSPFTQYYRSVMEKAASRNLHVIQEISFPKRKRLEKGHVSDEMQGESGNKIISGCSGTIDSERKRQRVLKV; encoded by the exons ATGGGGAAGTTGGGAAAGAAAGCCAGAAAGTTTGCAAAGAAGAATCTTCAATCTGTTCTTCGTAAACAGAGAAAGACCAAAACTTTCTTTAAGAAGAGACCCTCTA AAGGTGGAAAGGATAAGGGCGATACTGAGGTGGAGAAGACAGCTATTGTTGAAAATGGAAG TGTTGATGACGGAGCTATTGAAGTCACCTCCCTTGATGCATTATTCACAGACAGTGATGTTGATATGGACGCTTCAGATAGTGATGGATATCTATCAGAG GATAACAGCTGTTCACATGTCACGGATTGTGACACTCTAAATGTGTTCGAAG GAAATAATGATATTGGTACTATGTCGACGAACAAtgaaaagatgcaggaggaaCTTCTTATACAAAAAAAGAAGTTAGATAGGTTGAAGAAG GATCCAGAGTTTGTTAAATTTTTACGAAGCTACAAAAAGAAAGAAGTATCGAGAATGGCAGAGATG TACTCCGATGAAGATGAGAAAAGTGATTATACGTTGCAGCTTGTGGATGAAGATGATTCTAATAGAAACAAGAGCAAAGTCTTGAGTACCTCATTAGTTCGTTCTTGGTCTGAACGAGTTAAAGAAGACCATAGTGATTCTGCTCTCAGTAGTTTATTGAATGCATATCGAGATGCATGCCATTTTGGAACTGAATTAAGTGGACTTGCAGATGATGACCTGTGCTATAGAATTCAAAACAGTGAAGTGTTCTGTAATGTAATATTTATTATGCTTCAAGAGGCTGATAATATATTCCGCGCGTTGTTGAAGATATCACCGACAACTTTTAAGAAAGAGACGATACTAGAACTTAAGAATACTTCAATGTGGAAAAAGATGAAGCCATTTGTGAAGTCTTATTTGAGGAGCACACTGTTTTTGTTAAATCAGGTCACCGACTCTCAGATATTGGCTTTGTCCTTAACCCGACTCAGAACTTCTATAATATTCTTTGCTGCCTTTCCATCTTTGCTGCAAAGACTTATCAAG ATATCAGTCCACTTCTGGGCAACAGGAAGTGGAGATCTATCGTCATGTTCTTTCCACATCATTAAGGATGTAGCTGCTGTGTTTAGCTCTAATTGTCTGGATACCTGCTTAACAAGAACATATAAAGCCTACATTGCTCGCTGCAAAGTTGTAGAGATTGCTGACATACAACATATAGAGTTTCTAAAGAATTCTTTTATTGAGCTTTGCTCAGTAGATGTGCAGAAATCATGTGGCATGGCAATATTATCTATTAAGCAACTCGCCAAAATATTGCAAATGGGTCTAAAAACAAAAAATGAG GAAGCCATAAAAAGTATATGCAGTTGGCAGTATGTGAACTGCATCGATATCTGGGTATCGTTTTTAACTGCATACATAGAGGATTATAATCTTCAGTCGTTGCTGTATACAACTATTCAGCTTGTCAATGGAGTGGCTTACCTCTTTCCTGGTCCAAGATATTTCCCTTTAAGGGTCAAGTGTATTAAGTGGTTAAATAGCCTGTCCTGTTGTAGTGGAGTATTCATTCCCGTTGCATCATTCCTTTTAGATACACTGGAACATAATACTGGCAAGGAAGGTGGTGGAAATGTTAAAGCAATCAATCTTACATCATCATTGAAG CTTCCAAAACAGTGGCTAAAATCTCATAGCTTCCAAGTAGAATGTGTTTTATTAGTGATCGAGATGCTTGCAATACACTTTGCACAATGGAGCTACCACATTTCCTTCCCAGATCTAGCAACTATTCCACTTATCCGACTACGAAAATTTTATGAGTTAACAAATGTTGAAAGTCTGAAGCGTTCCGTAAAGCGCTTGATTGATCAG GTTGAGCAAAATGTTCTGTTCGTGCAAAAGAAAAGAGATGAAGTTTCCTACTCACCTGATGATCAGCAAAGCGTTGATTCATTTCTTCAG CTGGAAAAGGGAAGTCTCAACAGTCCATTTACTCAATATTACAGAAGTGTCATGGAAAAGGCTGCCTCGAGGAATTTACATGTGATTCAAGAGATAAG TTTCCCAAAGCGGAAAAGGTTGGAGAAAGGACATGTCAGTGATGAAATGCAAGGGGAATcagggaataaaattatttctgGATGTTCTGGAACAATCGATTCTGAAAGGAAACGACAAAGGGTCCTCAAAGTATAA
- the LOC141695249 gene encoding trimethyltridecatetraene synthase-like: MEASTIFLALFLVALILLPLLNYLLPRKLKLPPGPKPWPVIGNLNLVGSLPHHSFQELSQKYGPLLQLYFGSSPIVVASSPKMAKLILQENDVFFASRPKTAAGNYTTYNYSDMAWSSYGPYWVQLRKICEMEIFSGKRLDIFQYIRVEEMRKLMKRLYNSSGKPVVLKDDLIRLTFNVIGRMALGKSYLDGEMNNSVIEPEEFMCMIEELFVLNGVFNIGDFIPWLGVFDLQGYVKRMKVVSKKLDKFLELVINEHNEVRRQCNVDAKDYVAKDMMDVLLQLSDNQDVQVKLQRDGVKGFTQDMLAGGTEGPVTTIEWGLSEMLRNPKTFELATEELNRIIGRERWVEEKDIQNLPYIEALSKEILRLHPVGPLLAPHMASQDCKVSGYDIPKGTTVLINAWAISRDPDVWSDPNEFRPERFTSVDIDIKGSDFRILPFGSGRRKCPGYNLGLKLIQLNLANLLQGFAWDLPENMKIEELSMEESFGLSLPRKVPLIVVAEPRLPSHLY; encoded by the exons ATGGAAGCCAGCACCATTTTCCTAGCTCTTTTCTTAGTAGCCCTAATTCTTCTTCCACTGCTAAACTATCTCCTGCCCCGAAAACTTAAGTTGCCGCCTGGTCCAAAACCATGGCCAGTCATTGGCAACTTAAATTTAGTAGGATCACTCCCCCACCACTCTTTCCAAGAACTGTCCCAAAAATATGGTCCTTTATTGCAACTATATTTTGGCTCCTCTCCCATTGTCGTTGCCTCATCTCCAAAGATGGCCAAACTTATTCTTCAAGAAAACGACGTATTTTTTGCTTCAAGACCAAAAACAGCTGCTGGAAATTACACAACTTACAACTACTCAGACATGGCATGGTCATCATATGGTCCTTACTGGGTACAACTTCGCAAAATATGTGAAATGGAAATCTTTAGCGGAAAGAGACTTGATATATTTCAATATATTCGCGTAGAAGAAATGAGAAAACTTATGAAACGTCTTTACAACTCATCAGGCAAACCTGTAGTGTTGAAAGATGATCTTATCAGGCTTACTTTTAATGTGATTGGAAGGATGGCATTGGGAAAAAGTTACTTGGATGGTGAGATGAACAATTCGGTGATAGAGCCGGAGGAGTTTATGTGTATGATTGAAGAGCTTTTTGTTCTTAATGGGGTGTTCAATATTGGTGATTTTATTCCTTGGTTGGGGGTTTTTGATCTGCAAGGTTATGTGAAGAGAATGAAAGTTGTTAGCAAAAAGTTGGATAAGTTTTTGGAGCTTGTGATTAATGAACATAATGAAGTTAGAAGACAGTGTAATGTTGATGCTAAGGATTATGTTGCTAAAGATATGATGGATGTATTACTGCAGTTATCTGATAATCAAGATGTTCAAGTTAAGCTTCAAAGAGATGGAGTTAAAGGCTTTACCCAG GACATGTTGGCCGGAGGGACTGAAGGCCCTGTGACAACTATAGAATGGGGACTGTCAGAAATGTTGAGAAATCCAAAAACATTTGAACTTGCAACTGAAGAATTAAACAGAATTATAGGAAGAGAAAGATGGGTTGAAGAGAAAGATATTCAAAACTTACCCTACATTGAAGCACTTTCAAAAGAAATCTTGCGTTTGCACCCAGTAGGACCATTGTTAGCACCTCATATGGCTAGCCAAGATTGTAAAGTTTCTGGTTATGATATTCCTAAAGGAACCACAGTGTTAATCAATGCATGGGCCATTTCAAGAGACCCGGATGTTTGGAGTGACCCGAATGAGTTTCGACCTGAGAGATTCACGAGTGTTGACATTGATATTAAGGGATCCGATTTTCGTATTCTTCCATTTGGGTCAGGACGGAGGAAGTGCCCAGGTTATAATCTAGGACTTAAGTTGATACAACTCAATTTGGCAAATCTTCTGCAAGGGTTTGCATGGGATCTGCCAGAGAATATGAAGATAGAGGAGTTGAGTATGGAGGAAAGTTTCGGACTCTCTCTCCCAAGAAAGGTCCCTCTTATAGTTGTTGCTGAGCCTAGACTTCCTTCTCATCTTTATTAG